GTCACGGTGAGCATTCGCCCCGAGCGCATCGGCTTCGGTGACGCCGGGCTCGGCGCAAAGATCGTCACGCGCATCTTCCAGGGCAATCACTGGCTGTTCCAGTGCGACAGCGAATGCGGCCCGGCGATCGTGATCCGCCAGAATGACGGTCTCAGTCAACCGGCTGAAGGCGAGGATGTGCGTCTCACTTGGCGTCCGGAAGACATGAGCGTGCGCACGAGGGCTGGCGCATGAGTGCGGCCACCGAGGCGCGCAGCGCACGTGCGCCCTGGGCGCTGACCGCGCCCGCCTTGATGCTCTTCGTCGGCGTGCTGCTGATCCCGCTCGCCATGACCGTGATGCTGTCGTTCCATGATTGGGGCCAGTACAAGGGCATCGAGCCGGTCTTCATCCTGAAGAACTGGCGGGAGATCGCGACCGATCCCTACTACGCCGAAATGTTCTGGCGGACCTTTCGCATCGGGATCCTGACCACGCTGCTCACCGCCGTCCTGGGCGCACCCGAGGCCTATATCCTCAACCGCATGAGCGGCCGCTGGAAGAGCTTCTTCCTGCTGGTCATTCTCGGCCCGCTGCTGATCTCCGTGGTGGCGCGCACGCTCGGCTGGGCACTGCTGTTCGGCGGCAACAACGGTCTCGTCAACAAGCTCTTGATGTCGCTTGGCGCAATCCATTCCCCCATTCCCTTCATGTTCACCGAAACAGGCATGGTGGTGGCGCTGGCGCATGTGATGATGCCGTTCATGGTGCTGTCGGTCTGGGCGGCTCTGCAGCGGCTCGATCCGCAGATCGAGAACGCGGCGATGTCGCTCGGCGCGGGACCTGTCACCATCATCCGACGCATCATCATGCCGCAGATCATGCCTGGCGTGTTGTCGGGCGCGATCATCGTCTTTTCGCTCTCGGCCAGCGCTTTCGCGACGCCCGCGATCATCGGCGGCCGCAGGCTGAAGGTCGCAGCCACGCTCGCCTATGACGAGTTCCTCAACACGCTGAACTGGCCGCTCGGCGCGGCGGTCGCGACGCTCTTGCT
This genomic interval from Bradyrhizobium guangzhouense contains the following:
- a CDS encoding ABC transporter permease: MSAATEARSARAPWALTAPALMLFVGVLLIPLAMTVMLSFHDWGQYKGIEPVFILKNWREIATDPYYAEMFWRTFRIGILTTLLTAVLGAPEAYILNRMSGRWKSFFLLVILGPLLISVVARTLGWALLFGGNNGLVNKLLMSLGAIHSPIPFMFTETGMVVALAHVMMPFMVLSVWAALQRLDPQIENAAMSLGAGPVTIIRRIIMPQIMPGVLSGAIIVFSLSASAFATPAIIGGRRLKVAATLAYDEFLNTLNWPLGAAVATLLLAALVLIVVGSNALIERRYAEVFR